From Nycticebus coucang isolate mNycCou1 chromosome 6, mNycCou1.pri, whole genome shotgun sequence, the proteins below share one genomic window:
- the LOC128587541 gene encoding olfactory receptor 11H6-like, whose translation MNVSGINTVTEFILLSFPCSREVQVLLFMLFFVSYILTLVGNGAIICAVKLDHRLHTPMYILLANFSFLEICYINTTVPNMLGNFLSETKTISFTACFLQFYFFFSMGTTETFLLPLMAFDRYMAICRPLHYPTLVSNRLCMNLVALCWVTAFLCYPVPIYFITQLPFCGPNTIDHFLCDPGPLLALSCISAPGIELSCSLLSSLIIFITFFFILASYSLVLRAVLRVPSASGRRKAFSTCGSHLVVVSLFYGTLMVMYISPTSGNPAGIQKIVTLFYSSVTPLVNPLIYSLRNKDMKAALKKIQIRTKIDQSE comes from the coding sequence ATGAATGTCTCAGGCATCAACACAGTGACTGAATTCATACTCCTGAGCTTTCCCTGCTCCAGAGAGGTTCAGGTCCTCCTTTTCATGCTGTTCTTTGTGTCCTATATCCTGACCCTGGTGGGAAATGGGGCCATCATCTGTGCAGTGAAATTGGACCACAGGCTCCATACCCCCATGTACATCCTGCTGGCCAACTTTTCATTCCTGGAGATCTGCTACATCAATACTACTGTTCCCAATATGTTAGGGAATTTCCTATCGGAAACCAAAACCATCTCTTTCACAGCCTGCTTCCTCCAATTCTACTTCTTCTTCTCAATGGGCACCACTGAGACCTTCTTACTGCCCCTCATGGCTTTTGATAGGTACATGGCTATCTGCCGGCCTCTCCATTATCCTACCCTTGTGAGCAATCGTCTCTGCATGAACTTGGTGGCCCTCTGCTGGGTAACAGCATTCCTCTGCTATCCAGTCCCTATTTATTTTATCACACAACTCCCCTTTTGTGGCCCCAATACCATTGACCATTTTCTCTGTGACCCTGGTCCTCTTCTGGCCCTGTCCTGCATCTCTGCACCTGGAATTGAGCTTTCCTGTTCTCTGTTGAGCTCACTTATTATCTTCATCACCTTCTTCTTCATACTTGCATCCTACAGCCTGGTTCTCAGAGCAGTGTTACGCGTCCCTTCAGCATCTGGCAGAAGGAAGGCCTTTTCCACCTGTGGTTCCCACTTAGTTGTAGTGTCTCTATTCTATGGAACTCTTATGGTGATGTATATCAGCCCAACCTCTGGAAATCCAGCTGGGATACAGAAGATTGTCACCTTGTTCTATTCCTCAGTGACCCCACTTGTGAACCCACTGATCTATAGTCTCCGTAACAAGGACATGAAGGCTGCcttgaaaaaaattcagatacGCACAAAAATTGATCAAAGTGAATAA
- the LOC128588642 gene encoding olfactory receptor 11H6-like codes for MTSEARNISHTASNFILLGFPCRWEIQILLFSMFFVTYLLTLLGNTAIVCVVHWDHRLHTPMYTLLANFSFLEICYVNSDVPNMLANFLSKTKAITFAGCLLQLYFFFSLGTTECLFLSIMAYDRFLAICRPLYYRTVMTAKFCSSLVVFCWVYGFLWFLIPVILITQLPFCGPNVIDDFLCDLGPLLALASACVPIPGTVLVCGTMSSLLIFATFLYIVGSYTLVLRAVMQVPSTAGRKKAFSTCSSHLAVVFLFYGSVMMTYVSPGSGQAEGMQKFTTLFYSVLTPFFNPMIYSLRNKEMKDALKKVLGGS; via the coding sequence ATGACCTCTGAGGCCAGGAACATCTCCCATACTGCAAGTAACTTCATCCTCTTGGGCTTCCCTTGTCGCTGGGAAATACAGATCCTCCTCTTTTCCATGTTCTTTGTGACCTACCTCCTAACTCTCCTTGGAAACACAGCCATTGTGTGTGTGGTGCACTGGGACCACCGGCTTCATACCCCCATGTACACTTTGCTGGCCAACTTCTCCTTCCTAGAGATCTGCTATGTTAACTCTGATGTGCCCAACATGCTGGCCAACTTCCTCTCCAAGACCAAAGCCATCACCTTTGCTGGATGCCTCCTCCAGTTGTACTTCTTCTTCTCTCTGGGCACCACAGAGTGCTTATTTCTCTCCATTATGGCCTATGACAGGTTCCTGGCAATCTGTCGCCCCCTGTACTACCGCACCGTCATGACTGCTAAGTTCTGTAGCAGCCTGGTCGTCTTTTGCTGGGTCTATGGTTTCCTCTGGTTTCTGATCCCCGTGATCCTCATTACCCAGCTGCCATTTTGTGGCCCAAATGTGATTGATGACTTTCTATGTGACCTTGGTCCCCTGCTGGCCCTAGCTTCAGCCTGTGTCCCAATCCCAGGGACTGTTCTCGTATGTGGCACCATGAGCTCCCTCCTCATCTTTGCCACCTTCCTCTACATTGTTGGCTCCTACACCCTGGTGCTGAGGGCTGTGATGCAGGTGCCCTCCACCGCTGGCCGGAAGAAGGCCTTCTCCACCTGCTCCTCACACCTGGCTGTGGTGTTTCTATTCTATGGCTCAGTCATGATGACATATGTGAGCCCAGGGTCAGGACAAGCAGAGGGCATGCAGAAGTTTACAACTCTGTTCTATTCAGTTTTGACCCCTTTTTTCAACCCCATGATCTATAGCCTCcggaataaagaaatgaaggatgCCTTGAAGAAAGTTCTAGGAGGTTCCTGA